The following coding sequences are from one SAR202 cluster bacterium window:
- the rpsF gene encoding 30S ribosomal protein S6 has product MRFTNGEDLVAQRTREYELVMILTPEATEEEINKVLDRTTAFVAENGGTVSLKEVWGLRRLAYPIKKFLEGNFVLTKFSLNATATAELNRIHGLNEGILRFLMTSDNPPKAKVKAKAEAKAQD; this is encoded by the coding sequence ATGCGCTTTACGAATGGAGAAGACTTGGTAGCTCAGCGGACCCGCGAATACGAACTGGTTATGATCCTCACCCCCGAGGCCACGGAAGAGGAGATCAACAAGGTCCTGGACAGGACCACCGCCTTTGTCGCCGAGAACGGCGGCACGGTGAGCTTGAAGGAAGTCTGGGGCCTCCGGCGGCTTGCATACCCCATCAAGAAGTTTCTGGAGGGTAACTTCGTCCTTACGAAGTTCTCCCTGAACGCCACTGCCACTGCTGAGCTGAACCGCATCCACGGGCTCAACGAGGGCATCCTCCGGTTCCTCATGACATCCGACAATCCGCCCAAGGCCAAAGTCAAGGCGAAGGCAGAGGCCAAGGCCCAGGACTGA